From Catharus ustulatus isolate bCatUst1 chromosome 17, bCatUst1.pri.v2, whole genome shotgun sequence, the proteins below share one genomic window:
- the PDRG1 gene encoding p53 and DNA damage-regulated protein 1 has protein sequence MARDPAFVLRYLAEVEELAEDVLASRQQIVDLDVKRNRNREALRALHKDPEPDEKAMVCFGNMFIELPKAKTREMLRQDQEELDEEINNLRKELRVKVNRLYEAQGKPELKGFNLNPMSAEEMKLINRILEG, from the exons ATGGCCCGGGACCCGGCCTTCGTGCTGCGCTACCTGGCCGAGGTGGAGGAGCTGGCCGAGGACGTGCTGGCGTCACGGCAGCAG ATCGTGGACCTGGACGTGAAGCGGAACCGCAACCGCGAGGCCCTGCGGGCGCTGCACAAAGACCCGGAGCCCGACG aGAAGGCCATGGTTTGCTTCGGGAACATGTTCATCGAACTGCCGAAGGCGAAGACCCGGGAGATGCTACGGCAGG ACCAAGAAGAGCTGGATGAGGAGATAAACAACCTCCGGAAAGAGCTGCGGGTGAAGGTCAACCGGCTCTATGAAGCTCAAG GTAAACCTGAGCTGAAGGGGTTTAACCTGAATCCCATGTCTGCCGAGGAAATGAAGCTCATCAACCGCATCCTGGAGGGCTGA